A section of the Heterodontus francisci isolate sHetFra1 chromosome 7, sHetFra1.hap1, whole genome shotgun sequence genome encodes:
- the LOC137371794 gene encoding secreted phosphoprotein 24-like isoform X2 yields the protein MKLIFFVIVAVQILYCSGLPCANCTFPVIDKALAASVVKLNEESTIDNRFAVTKTELKDIISIGERLFLIDLVLDVQETMCPRETGLDWAECELKPLPTAETATCLSRVTVDIDVIVNVEVQCTDKKQITPIPHPIPKSESSSSESSDSSDENSSELSLQS from the exons ATGAAGCTCATTTTCTTTGTCATTGTTGCTGTTCAGATTCTCTACTGTTCCG GACTGCCATGTGCAAATTGTACCTTCCCAGTGATTGATAAGGCACTAGCTGCTTCAGTTGTAAAGCTGAATGAAGAATCTACAATTGACAATCGTTTTGCTGTGACCAAGACTGAATTAAAAGAT attatttCTATAGGAGAACGCCTGTTTCTCATAGATTTGGTCTTAGATGTCCAAGAAACTATGTGCCCCAGAGAAACTGGATTAGACTGGGCAGAATGTGAATTGAAACCGTTGCCAACTGCT GAAACTGCCACCTGTTTAAGCCGTGTGACAGTTGATATTGATGTGATTGTGAATGTTGAAGTACAGTGCACAGATAAGAAGCAGATTACACCCATTCCACATCCAATCCCTAAATCGGAATCATCATCATCAGAAAGCAGTGACTCATCAGACGAAAACAGTAGTGAG CTATCACTGCAATCCTGA
- the LOC137371794 gene encoding secreted phosphoprotein 24-like isoform X1 gives MKLIFFVIVAVQILYCSGLPCANCTFPVIDKALAASVVKLNEESTIDNRFAVTKTELKDIISIGERLFLIDLVLDVQETMCPRETGLDWAECELKPLPTAETATCLSRVTVDIDVIVNVEVQCTDKKQITPIPHPIPKSESSSSESSDSSDENSSEDPCSSRGKNRGRKGRGYNRNGRRPNCTKGKNRFYFIKKKSEWMKI, from the exons ATGAAGCTCATTTTCTTTGTCATTGTTGCTGTTCAGATTCTCTACTGTTCCG GACTGCCATGTGCAAATTGTACCTTCCCAGTGATTGATAAGGCACTAGCTGCTTCAGTTGTAAAGCTGAATGAAGAATCTACAATTGACAATCGTTTTGCTGTGACCAAGACTGAATTAAAAGAT attatttCTATAGGAGAACGCCTGTTTCTCATAGATTTGGTCTTAGATGTCCAAGAAACTATGTGCCCCAGAGAAACTGGATTAGACTGGGCAGAATGTGAATTGAAACCGTTGCCAACTGCT GAAACTGCCACCTGTTTAAGCCGTGTGACAGTTGATATTGATGTGATTGTGAATGTTGAAGTACAGTGCACAGATAAGAAGCAGATTACACCCATTCCACATCCAATCCCTAAATCGGAATCATCATCATCAGAAAGCAGTGACTCATCAGACGAAAACAGTAGTGAG GATCCTTGCAGTAGCCGAGGAAAGAATAGGGGCAGAAAAGGAAGAGGATACAACAGGAATGGCAGAAGGCCCAACTGCACAAAAGGAAAGAACAGATTCT